The following coding sequences lie in one Fibrobacter succinogenes genomic window:
- a CDS encoding endo-1,4-beta-xylanase, with protein sequence MRKTHALAGLVLGTALLGAGLTNAFAADETLRSLADKNGIYIGAILNSQWFSGGLPGNYEQIHKAQFNIVVAENEMKFDATEPQEGRFNYNNGDKMVKYAQQNGMRVRGHALAWHSQVPGWVNNYRNDKQKLLKVLKNHIQNVVGHWKGKVAEWDVVNEAISNNEPQWRTQSVWYQGIGPEFIDSAFVWTHEVDPDAELCYNDYNLEQGVNPKAKAGFLLEQVKRWVKNGIPIHCVGSQTHVEDTTTDKHFIGSPDSLRSLAKELAKLNVKLKITELDIGFKSGINVSKKDLERQGQTFRQYLDIILEEPNADTYLIWGVSDKWSWLGGLNRQKGLIYDDNLKPKPAFDSILVRLQTFEPPKDTSKKDSVVNDSTKKDSTVKDSTKKDTTDAIKPFIAPSNISMHIAGRTLFVTGAKATKVDVFDMQGRPIFSAENNKGVFDLSTIAEGLYVVRVQSGFSNLTKRISIKGHL encoded by the coding sequence ATGAGAAAGACTCATGCTTTAGCGGGTCTTGTGCTTGGCACAGCCCTTTTGGGTGCAGGCCTAACAAACGCCTTCGCCGCAGACGAAACCCTTAGATCCCTTGCCGATAAAAACGGAATCTACATCGGCGCGATTTTGAACTCGCAGTGGTTCAGCGGCGGTCTTCCAGGCAATTACGAACAGATTCACAAAGCACAGTTCAATATCGTCGTTGCCGAAAACGAGATGAAGTTCGACGCTACCGAACCGCAAGAAGGCAGATTCAATTACAACAATGGCGACAAAATGGTCAAGTACGCTCAGCAAAACGGCATGCGCGTTCGCGGCCACGCCCTCGCTTGGCACAGTCAAGTTCCGGGCTGGGTGAACAACTACAGGAACGACAAGCAAAAACTGCTCAAGGTGCTCAAGAACCACATCCAAAACGTGGTCGGACACTGGAAAGGCAAAGTTGCCGAATGGGACGTGGTGAACGAAGCCATCAGCAATAACGAACCCCAGTGGCGCACCCAATCCGTCTGGTACCAAGGTATCGGTCCTGAATTCATCGACTCTGCATTCGTGTGGACTCACGAAGTCGATCCCGACGCCGAACTTTGCTATAACGACTACAACCTTGAACAGGGCGTCAATCCGAAAGCCAAGGCCGGCTTCTTGCTGGAACAGGTGAAGCGTTGGGTCAAGAACGGCATTCCTATCCATTGCGTGGGTTCCCAGACTCACGTGGAAGACACCACCACCGACAAGCATTTTATCGGTTCGCCGGATAGCCTCCGCTCCCTCGCCAAGGAACTCGCTAAACTTAATGTCAAGCTGAAAATTACAGAACTTGATATCGGATTCAAGAGCGGCATCAACGTCAGCAAAAAAGACCTTGAACGCCAGGGACAGACCTTCCGTCAATACCTGGACATCATCCTCGAAGAACCGAATGCGGACACTTACCTCATTTGGGGCGTTTCTGATAAATGGAGCTGGCTCGGCGGCCTGAATAGGCAAAAAGGCCTTATCTATGACGACAATTTGAAACCGAAGCCCGCATTCGACAGTATCTTGGTGAGACTCCAGACATTCGAGCCGCCCAAGGACACCTCTAAGAAGGATTCCGTGGTCAACGATTCGACCAAGAAAGATTCTACGGTCAAGGATTCAACGAAAAAAGATACGACAGATGCCATTAAGCCATTCATCGCACCGAGCAATATTTCCATGCATATCGCAGGCCGCACTCTGTTCGTGACCGGAGCAAAGGCCACCAAAGTGGATGTTTTCGACATGCAGGGTCGCCCCATCTTTAGCGCAGAAAACAACAA